From one Treponema denticola genomic stretch:
- the uvrC gene encoding excinuclease ABC subunit UvrC encodes MEKNSVREKLHTVALSAPKTSGVYLWKDKAGTVIYVGKAKSLKNRLSSYFTSNRDIKTRILVSRAESIEYIQTENEYEALLLENTLIKKHKPRYNINLKDGKTYPVLKLTNEEFPKVYRTRNIKNDGSKYFGPFPNVSAVDMFLTLIKHNYSLRQCKRLKKRETPCLYFHIGRCKAPCCGKISAEEYGKDIEEITLLLEGEMEDVSATLKEKMKEAAEKKEFEKAARLRDGIQAVYALRGQNIVQDMDPESRDYIAWAFEGAMVSIAVLKMRNGRLVGRDLYRSHSLKEEGEILSEFISAYYTSANEVPPKIFIPQAAEGNALIEKWLNEELHAKTRISIIPLEKESLAAEETSAADTLTEIEEAASKTIGYAVKEPASSAAQEERLNLSPAEIKHHKAALKMARFNAKEDAMRRLREQGDFAAVEDLQKRLNLPCLPQRIEGFDIAHLGGTFTVAALISFKEGNPDKKNYRIFRLKNTDGVIDDYASMREVIARRYTRLLNEGADLPDLILIDGGIGQVNAASKIVNALDLGIPVIGLAEKNEEVYFPHNSEPVILPRRSDALRLLQRIRDEAHRFSNTRNNKLRRANKLKTEFENLPHIGKKRAHVLLKAFGNTENLKTATAQAISETAKISLKQAEEVLEAVRGECTD; translated from the coding sequence ATGGAAAAAAACAGTGTTCGTGAAAAACTGCATACGGTTGCTCTCTCGGCTCCGAAAACGAGCGGGGTTTATCTTTGGAAGGATAAGGCCGGAACGGTTATCTATGTCGGGAAGGCTAAATCTTTAAAGAACCGCCTCAGTTCTTATTTTACATCGAACAGGGATATTAAAACCCGAATCCTAGTTTCCCGTGCCGAGTCAATCGAGTACATTCAAACTGAAAACGAGTATGAAGCCCTCCTCTTGGAAAATACTCTAATCAAAAAACATAAGCCGAGATACAATATAAATCTAAAAGACGGAAAAACCTATCCCGTCTTAAAATTAACCAATGAAGAATTTCCGAAAGTTTACCGCACTCGGAACATTAAAAATGACGGCTCAAAATATTTCGGGCCATTTCCCAATGTTTCGGCCGTCGATATGTTTTTAACTCTTATAAAACATAATTATAGCCTGCGTCAATGTAAGAGATTAAAAAAGCGGGAGACTCCTTGCCTTTATTTCCACATCGGAAGATGCAAAGCTCCATGCTGCGGTAAGATAAGTGCAGAAGAATACGGTAAGGATATAGAAGAAATTACCCTGCTTTTAGAAGGCGAAATGGAAGATGTTTCCGCCACATTAAAAGAAAAGATGAAAGAGGCGGCAGAAAAAAAAGAGTTTGAAAAGGCTGCCCGCCTCCGCGACGGAATACAGGCAGTCTATGCTCTCCGCGGACAAAACATAGTTCAAGACATGGACCCCGAAAGCCGCGATTATATTGCATGGGCCTTTGAAGGAGCCATGGTCAGCATCGCCGTTTTAAAGATGAGAAACGGACGGCTTGTCGGCCGCGACCTTTACCGCTCGCACAGCTTAAAAGAAGAAGGTGAAATTCTATCCGAATTTATATCGGCTTATTACACTTCGGCAAACGAGGTTCCGCCTAAAATATTTATTCCGCAAGCTGCCGAAGGAAACGCCCTCATCGAAAAATGGCTTAACGAGGAGCTTCACGCAAAGACAAGGATAAGCATTATTCCATTAGAAAAAGAAAGTCTTGCAGCAGAAGAAACATCAGCGGCAGACACTCTTACCGAAATCGAAGAAGCGGCTTCCAAAACAATAGGCTACGCCGTTAAAGAGCCGGCATCTTCGGCTGCCCAAGAAGAAAGGCTCAATCTTTCTCCGGCTGAAATTAAACACCACAAGGCAGCATTAAAGATGGCCCGCTTTAATGCAAAAGAAGATGCTATGCGCCGCCTAAGAGAACAGGGAGATTTTGCCGCTGTTGAAGACTTGCAAAAAAGACTTAACCTCCCCTGCCTTCCGCAGCGTATCGAGGGCTTCGACATTGCTCACCTCGGCGGCACATTTACGGTCGCTGCCCTGATTTCTTTTAAAGAAGGAAACCCGGACAAAAAGAATTACAGGATATTCAGGTTAAAAAATACTGACGGCGTAATCGATGACTATGCTTCGATGAGGGAAGTAATAGCCCGCCGCTATACCCGCCTTCTCAACGAGGGTGCAGATCTCCCCGACTTAATTCTTATAGACGGAGGCATTGGGCAGGTAAATGCTGCAAGCAAAATTGTAAACGCCCTAGACCTCGGCATTCCGGTTATCGGCCTTGCCGAAAAAAATGAAGAGGTTTATTTTCCGCATAACTCTGAACCCGTTATCTTGCCTCGAAGAAGCGATGCCCTCCGCCTTCTCCAAAGAATCCGAGATGAGGCACACCGTTTTTCAAACACAAGGAACAATAAGCTCCGCAGGGCAAACAAACTTAAAACCGAATTTGAGAACCTTCCCCACATCGGCAAAAAAAGAGCCCATGTTTTGTTAAAAGCCTTCGGCAACACGGAAAACCTAAAAACGGCAACAGCCCAAGCTATTTCCGAAACCGCAAAGATTTCTTTAAAACAAGCAGAAGAAGTTTTGGAAGCGGTGAGGGGCGAGTGTACGGACTAA
- a CDS encoding ATP-binding protein, with protein sequence MLDLSRKLPIGVQSFEVMRNDQFIYVDKTQFIFRLVHSNRVYFLSRPRRFGKSLFLSMLKAYFLGQKELFKGLYIEKAEEERSVKTGEESWQEYPVLYFDFNTKNYIKTASLISIINLHLDLIEETYNIKKTSGDVELRFMQIILSLHKQTGKQVVILVDEYDKPLLQTMEVNKNLNEEYRNILKAFYSAIKTCDQYIRFAFLTGVTKFSKVSIFSDLNNLKDISMLNDYAEICGITQNEMETSFKVEIEKLAKANNMSTAQILKELKNSYDGYLFSSGGQAVYNPFSILNTFDSCEFKNYWFATGTPTFLVNYIKKTQYNIQDLDGKIELDESGLTDYRVDSASPIPILFQAGYLTIKSYNTKYKLYTLGFPNDEVRYAFLNSLLPAYSSLDSTTTAYSIKEFSKDIEEGNTESFMQRLKAIISGIPYDNLGTNLSGEKTKLREQNYQTAVYLVFKLMGQFVETEVQCSTGRADCVVTTEDNIYVFEFKLDGSGTAETALNQIKEKAYTEPYNTGNKKIIAIGVSFDQTSKTIKDWIIEKI encoded by the coding sequence ATGCTTGATTTGTCCAGAAAACTTCCCATAGGTGTTCAAAGTTTTGAGGTTATGCGGAACGATCAATTTATTTATGTCGATAAAACTCAATTTATTTTTAGATTAGTACATTCAAATCGAGTTTACTTTTTAAGCCGTCCCCGCCGTTTTGGAAAGAGTCTTTTTCTTTCTATGCTTAAAGCCTATTTTTTAGGACAAAAAGAGCTTTTCAAAGGATTGTATATCGAAAAGGCGGAAGAAGAAAGAAGTGTAAAAACCGGTGAAGAAAGCTGGCAGGAATATCCTGTTCTTTATTTTGATTTTAACACGAAAAATTATATAAAAACAGCTTCGCTTATAAGTATTATTAATTTACACCTTGATTTAATAGAAGAAACCTATAATATCAAAAAAACATCAGGCGATGTCGAGCTTAGATTTATGCAGATAATTTTATCTCTTCACAAGCAGACAGGTAAACAAGTAGTCATTCTTGTAGATGAGTATGACAAACCTCTTTTACAAACTATGGAAGTAAACAAAAACTTGAATGAAGAATACCGTAACATTCTCAAAGCATTTTATTCTGCGATAAAGACTTGTGACCAATATATAAGATTTGCTTTTTTAACAGGCGTTACAAAATTTAGCAAGGTAAGTATTTTCAGCGATTTAAATAATCTAAAAGATATAAGTATGCTGAACGATTATGCAGAAATTTGCGGAATTACACAAAATGAAATGGAAACATCTTTTAAAGTTGAAATTGAAAAACTTGCAAAAGCAAATAATATGAGCACTGCACAAATACTAAAAGAATTAAAAAACAGCTATGACGGTTATCTTTTTAGCAGCGGAGGACAAGCAGTATACAATCCTTTTAGTATTCTAAATACTTTTGACTCTTGTGAATTTAAAAACTATTGGTTTGCAACAGGTACTCCGACTTTTTTGGTAAACTATATAAAAAAAACTCAATATAACATTCAAGATTTGGATGGAAAGATTGAGCTTGATGAATCCGGCTTAACGGATTATAGAGTTGATTCAGCTTCTCCGATTCCTATTCTTTTTCAGGCAGGATATTTAACTATCAAAAGCTATAATACAAAATACAAACTCTATACACTGGGATTCCCCAACGATGAAGTGAGATATGCTTTCTTAAACAGTCTACTGCCTGCATACTCAAGTCTTGACTCAACTACAACAGCATATTCGATTAAGGAATTTTCAAAAGACATTGAGGAAGGAAATACCGAATCTTTTATGCAAAGATTAAAAGCTATTATATCGGGTATTCCGTATGATAATTTGGGAACTAATTTAAGCGGAGAAAAAACTAAACTGCGCGAGCAAAACTATCAAACGGCGGTCTATCTTGTATTTAAATTAATGGGACAATTTGTTGAAACGGAGGTTCAATGTTCTACAGGCAGGGCTGACTGCGTGGTAACTACAGAAGATAATATATATGTATTTGAATTTAAACTCGATGGCTCCGGTACGGCAGAAACAGCATTAAATCAAATAAAAGAAAAAGCATATACTGAGCCTTACAATACGGGAAACAAGAAAATAATTGCGATAGGCGTAAGTTTTGATCAAACCTCAAAAACAATCAAAGATTGGATTATTGAAAAAATATAA
- the selA gene encoding L-seryl-tRNA(Sec) selenium transferase has translation MAKENTNPLARIPQVEKLLNEDILKNTAALIGRPFVVKKASEYLENIRKKARAGGDVPSLKACAEEINKLCRPIIRTKITPVINATGIILHTNLGRSPLPENIWDRAKETASGYSSIEMDLRDGNRGKRFEFLNDCMSLLTGAEDALILNNNAAAVFLMLKALAGGKEVIVSRGQQVQIGGGFRIPEILEMAGCKLIEVGTTNITSLKDIQKAINENTAMVLWVHTSNYKIRGFTEQPSISEIKAILPQNIILAVDQGSGNLSLNVPEEPTVSSIIKEGADLVCFSGDKILGGPQAGWIAGKKDLVQTVAKNQLMRTYRVGRAVASLMQECLILYLNGGESAAQRALLLDQKKIKKRAEKIIASLKSGAGELVQKNFSLGGGSTPDTGFSSWAVKLNTKKPCEKLKTNLREMPIPIIGFIEEDSFYIHPASIEEKYDEYVIEALNKCL, from the coding sequence ATGGCAAAAGAAAATACCAATCCGCTTGCAAGAATTCCGCAAGTCGAAAAACTTTTAAATGAAGATATATTAAAAAATACGGCAGCTCTTATCGGAAGGCCCTTTGTCGTAAAAAAGGCCTCGGAGTATTTGGAAAACATACGCAAAAAGGCAAGGGCCGGAGGGGATGTCCCTTCGCTTAAGGCCTGTGCCGAAGAGATAAACAAACTATGCAGGCCCATAATCCGCACAAAAATTACGCCCGTAATAAATGCGACGGGGATAATCCTCCATACAAACCTCGGCCGCTCTCCCCTGCCTGAAAATATTTGGGACAGGGCAAAGGAAACGGCTTCTGGCTATTCTTCTATCGAAATGGACTTGCGGGACGGAAACCGCGGAAAGAGGTTCGAGTTTTTAAATGACTGTATGAGTCTTTTGACCGGAGCCGAGGATGCCCTCATATTGAACAACAATGCGGCGGCAGTATTTTTAATGTTAAAGGCACTCGCAGGCGGAAAAGAAGTCATAGTTTCCCGCGGCCAGCAGGTTCAAATAGGCGGAGGCTTCCGTATCCCCGAAATTTTGGAGATGGCAGGCTGTAAACTCATCGAGGTCGGCACAACAAATATCACAAGCCTTAAGGACATTCAAAAAGCAATAAACGAAAACACGGCCATGGTGCTTTGGGTTCATACCTCAAACTATAAGATAAGGGGTTTTACGGAGCAGCCTTCAATTTCAGAAATCAAAGCTATCCTTCCGCAAAACATAATCCTCGCAGTGGATCAGGGCTCGGGAAACCTATCCTTAAACGTTCCTGAAGAGCCTACGGTTTCTTCTATTATAAAGGAAGGAGCGGATTTGGTTTGCTTTTCGGGAGATAAGATTTTGGGCGGACCGCAGGCAGGCTGGATTGCCGGCAAAAAAGATCTCGTTCAAACCGTAGCTAAAAATCAGCTCATGCGCACCTACAGGGTAGGCAGGGCAGTAGCAAGCCTTATGCAGGAATGTCTCATCCTCTATTTAAACGGAGGAGAATCGGCAGCTCAAAGGGCTCTCCTTTTAGATCAAAAGAAAATAAAGAAGCGTGCCGAAAAAATAATTGCTAGTCTAAAAAGCGGAGCCGGCGAATTGGTGCAAAAAAACTTTTCCCTCGGAGGAGGCAGCACCCCGGACACGGGCTTCAGCTCTTGGGCCGTAAAACTAAATACAAAAAAGCCTTGCGAAAAATTAAAAACGAATTTACGCGAAATGCCGATTCCGATAATAGGCTTTATAGAAGAAGACTCTTTTTATATTCATCCTGCAAGTATCGAAGAAAAATATGATGAATATGTAATCGAGGCTCTAAACAAGTGTTTGTAA
- the arcC gene encoding carbamate kinase, translated as MPKKIVIALGGNALGNNLEEQRKAVKITAKAIADLAEEGHQVIVSHGNGPQVGMIHLAMSEYHKIDPKTSEPELAVSVAMSQGYIGNDLEAALREELLNRGINKPVATLITQVLVDPSDPAFSKPTKPIGSFMTKEEADILTAKGENVVEDAGRGYRRVVASPKPVDIAEIESIRALCDAGQIVITCGGGGIPVVKKGNALCGVPAVIDKDFASAKLAQLLNADCLIILTAVEKVAINFNKPDQKWLSEISVAEAKKYIEEGHFAPGSMLPKVQAAIQFAESNKKGYALITLLEKAKDAIDGKSGTIIK; from the coding sequence ATGCCGAAAAAGATTGTTATTGCCTTAGGCGGCAATGCATTGGGAAATAATTTGGAAGAACAAAGAAAGGCCGTTAAAATTACGGCAAAGGCCATTGCCGATTTAGCCGAAGAGGGGCATCAGGTAATCGTTTCTCACGGAAACGGGCCTCAGGTTGGAATGATTCATTTGGCAATGTCCGAATATCATAAAATCGATCCTAAAACTTCGGAACCCGAACTTGCCGTTTCCGTTGCTATGAGTCAAGGCTATATAGGGAACGATTTGGAAGCCGCTTTAAGGGAAGAGCTTTTAAACCGCGGTATCAATAAGCCCGTTGCTACCTTGATAACTCAGGTGCTTGTAGATCCTTCGGATCCGGCCTTTTCAAAACCTACAAAGCCCATAGGCAGTTTTATGACCAAGGAAGAAGCCGATATTTTGACCGCTAAGGGTGAAAATGTTGTAGAAGATGCAGGCCGAGGTTACAGGCGGGTCGTGGCTTCTCCCAAACCGGTAGATATTGCAGAAATCGAAAGTATCAGGGCTCTTTGCGATGCGGGCCAAATAGTTATAACCTGCGGAGGCGGCGGTATTCCTGTCGTAAAAAAAGGAAACGCTCTTTGCGGTGTTCCGGCCGTTATCGATAAGGACTTTGCAAGTGCAAAGCTGGCTCAGCTATTAAATGCAGACTGCCTTATCATCTTGACCGCTGTAGAAAAGGTCGCTATCAACTTTAACAAGCCGGACCAAAAATGGCTTTCAGAAATTTCGGTTGCAGAAGCAAAAAAATATATTGAAGAAGGACACTTTGCTCCCGGTTCTATGCTTCCGAAAGTGCAGGCTGCCATCCAGTTTGCCGAATCCAATAAAAAAGGCTATGCCCTTATTACCCTTTTGGAAAAAGCAAAGGATGCCATCGACGGTAAATCGGGAACAATAATTAAATAG
- a CDS encoding MATE family efflux transporter has translation MVTNLKHKYFGPFSFYKNAVKLAVPVMVQLFIQSLVSLIDNFMVADLGDLKMSGVNVANQIIFVYITGLNILCSAGGMFMSQYNGTKDEEGMQQAYRFKQLSGLIFALALLGVCLTIPDLVLGLLVNGNTAKKEIVEQAVIYSNVILLSFIPTAFSVGIASSFRETGNVKVPMYISLVSTLVNTIGNYMLIYGNLGAPRLEVAGAAYATVIARCAELIIFVLYAKKVKSLFYVKIKEMLKIKLHLFYEILKKSVLIFVADMSWVLSEIVATAVYNSRGGPEVVAGMSAGWTIANLFFLVFPAIGTSVGVIIGGTLGRNKLEEAREQARWIKRGAIVLGFGTALLELFSIMLVPIVFRSLSPASHEVTRLLIIFIALYMPAWTLQNTQYAIARSGGDAVMGVWVDTTVNMFLFMPCMLLLYYFTDWSSPVMYAIAKLTSIMKAVLAEVQLKKERWVKNLTRIEK, from the coding sequence GTGGTTACAAATTTAAAACATAAATATTTCGGGCCTTTTTCTTTTTATAAAAATGCCGTAAAATTAGCTGTACCTGTAATGGTACAGCTTTTTATTCAATCTCTTGTTTCTCTTATAGACAACTTTATGGTTGCCGACCTAGGCGACCTAAAAATGAGCGGGGTAAATGTTGCCAATCAAATTATCTTTGTATACATAACCGGTCTCAATATTCTTTGCAGTGCGGGCGGAATGTTTATGTCGCAGTATAACGGCACAAAGGATGAAGAAGGAATGCAGCAGGCCTACCGCTTTAAGCAGTTATCAGGCCTTATCTTCGCCCTTGCTCTTCTTGGTGTCTGTCTTACAATCCCCGACCTTGTTTTAGGCCTCTTGGTGAATGGTAATACTGCAAAAAAAGAAATAGTAGAGCAGGCCGTAATTTACAGCAATGTTATTCTATTATCGTTTATTCCCACAGCCTTTTCGGTAGGGATAGCTTCCTCTTTCCGTGAAACAGGAAATGTAAAGGTTCCCATGTATATATCCCTTGTTTCAACCCTTGTAAATACTATCGGAAACTACATGCTCATATACGGAAATCTGGGAGCCCCAAGGCTTGAGGTCGCAGGAGCTGCCTATGCTACGGTAATTGCCCGCTGTGCAGAACTTATAATTTTTGTTCTTTATGCAAAAAAAGTTAAGTCTCTTTTCTATGTAAAAATAAAAGAAATGCTTAAAATAAAGCTTCACCTTTTTTATGAGATTTTAAAAAAGTCTGTCCTCATCTTTGTTGCCGATATGTCTTGGGTTCTGAGCGAGATAGTGGCAACGGCAGTTTATAACAGCAGGGGAGGTCCTGAAGTTGTAGCCGGTATGTCTGCAGGCTGGACAATTGCCAACCTATTCTTTTTGGTTTTTCCGGCAATAGGTACTTCGGTGGGCGTTATAATAGGCGGTACCCTAGGAAGGAATAAGCTTGAGGAGGCAAGGGAACAGGCCCGTTGGATTAAAAGAGGTGCTATTGTACTCGGCTTTGGAACAGCCCTTTTGGAGCTTTTTTCGATTATGCTGGTTCCGATTGTCTTCCGAAGTTTAAGTCCTGCTTCTCATGAAGTTACAAGGCTTCTTATAATCTTTATCGCTCTTTATATGCCTGCATGGACCCTTCAAAACACCCAATATGCGATAGCCCGATCCGGTGGGGATGCGGTCATGGGAGTCTGGGTAGATACTACGGTAAATATGTTTTTATTTATGCCTTGTATGCTTTTGTTATATTATTTTACGGATTGGTCTTCACCCGTTATGTATGCAATTGCTAAACTTACCAGCATAATGAAAGCCGTCCTTGCCGAAGTCCAGCTAAAAAAAGAACGCTGGGTCAAAAATTTGACTAGGATTGAAAAGTAA
- a CDS encoding GNAT family N-acetyltransferase → MEILIRPTEKKDLPLVKALWADGDVMKFVGFPDGLVQTDEEMARWYDWVLKNSPLSMHYSIFEGEVYCGETWYSIDTVHDNLTSLDIKLFLKARGRGIASKALSFAIEQARLKGAKKVWVSPVPQNEKAIKLYKRLGFSASKVPEHILKEYGEDGYIYMEKGL, encoded by the coding sequence ATGGAAATATTGATTAGGCCGACCGAAAAAAAGGACCTTCCATTGGTTAAAGCCTTATGGGCTGATGGTGATGTTATGAAATTTGTAGGATTTCCGGACGGTTTGGTTCAAACCGATGAAGAAATGGCCCGTTGGTATGATTGGGTGCTGAAGAACAGTCCTCTATCCATGCATTATTCGATTTTTGAGGGGGAAGTTTATTGCGGAGAAACTTGGTATTCCATCGATACGGTTCATGATAATCTTACAAGTCTTGATATTAAGCTGTTTTTGAAGGCTCGGGGGAGAGGGATTGCCTCTAAGGCCTTGAGTTTTGCTATAGAACAGGCAAGGCTTAAAGGTGCTAAAAAGGTTTGGGTTAGTCCTGTCCCTCAAAATGAAAAAGCAATCAAACTTTATAAAAGATTAGGTTTTTCAGCCTCTAAGGTACCTGAGCATATTTTAAAAGAATATGGTGAGGACGGTTATATTTATATGGAAAAAGGGCTTTGA
- the rpsU gene encoding 30S ribosomal protein S21: protein MAYVTIDDSEHLEKALKRFKRQVEKEGIIREWKKKEFYEKPSTVLNRKNKALRRKLMKKTRRSRDSKSY from the coding sequence ATGGCATATGTAACAATTGACGATTCAGAGCATCTTGAAAAAGCTCTAAAAAGATTTAAGCGTCAAGTCGAAAAAGAAGGTATTATCCGCGAATGGAAAAAGAAGGAATTCTACGAAAAGCCTTCCACTGTTTTAAACAGAAAGAATAAGGCCCTCCGCCGAAAGCTTATGAAAAAAACAAGACGCTCACGCGATTCAAAGAGCTATTAA